One Drosophila subpulchrella strain 33 F10 #4 breed RU33 chromosome 2R, RU_Dsub_v1.1 Primary Assembly, whole genome shotgun sequence genomic window, GGGCAGCGGCTCATCTGTGGCCGCCGCCAAGGCGCGACAGTTCAGCGGTGAGTTGGCCAGACGAGGCACTTCCACATCCTGGAAACTGGCTGTTGTAATTATATATGGTTGCCCTCTTTATAATTTCTCTATATACAAACTTTAACtctatttatatatattactttTTTTCGAAACTCCTCTTGAAGCCGAAATCTTTTGTTAGAAAAAATGTTACGCAATTGCAAGgtgatttgttttttgttttgtgatgTTCCTTGTGCACACCACGTTGCACCAACCCAACGATCACGCATCCGCACGTCCACCCCGCACGCTCGCACATCCCAGCCATTGGAGCACCTTCCTTATAAAAGCCAGAACGTAGATAACAGTAGAGATTTTCACGACCATGCCGAAACATATCCACACAAGCAAGGCCCAGGCAGAAGCCAATTGAGAGGCTTCCAAGCTTTTGTGGCTTCTGCCGGGGTCAGCTCGCCTCGGTGAACCGAAGATCGAGTGTTGAGCAACCTGTCCTTAAACAAGTGCTAATCCAATCTTTCTGCGTTTTCCAGACGACGCctgtgccacgccccctaTGGTGAACATCGCCAAGATCGTGCAGCCAACCGCCACGGTGAGCAGCATGCCGGTTTCGGGACCACAGACCGGCATCGCCCGCTCCATAGCTCCGGGCCAGAACATCCGGAGCGCTGGTATCGCAACGGCGCCCACGGGCACGGCCACAGCAGTAATAGCACCACTCTCGGCCGTGCTCAaccacaccaccaccagcaccaTGAATAACAACACCACCAGTAGCAGTAGCTCGGGCGCCAGCATTGGAGCAGCCACTGCATCGGTGGCAGAGGTGACTGCTACTGTCACTGTGCCCCTGGTGGCTCCACCCTCACCCTCTCCGGCGAAGATGCAGCCCACGGCCACCATTCAGCGGGCGCCAGGCGGCAAGTATGCCGCTTTGGCTGCGGCAGCTGCCCTCGACCAGACGGCCACTCCACCGCATCCTCATCCCGTGCCCATTGCTGTGCCACCGGTCACCGTGCCACCGGCGGGAGCCCGTGGTGCACCGCCACCCATACCGACAAAGCCGATCGTACCGCCCAAGCGGGAGCCCTCGCTCTCCCGGCTGGGCTCGATTACGGGCAGTAGTGCCATAGCTTCTGCCACGGCGACGGCGACGGTGGCGgccaccgccaccaccacgACCACGGCGAAGCATAATTAGACACCCCACTCAGACTCAGAATCACATTATTAACCGATATTGGGCGTAGAATAAGCGAAATACTCAAGCGGCGTAGTCCTCGGTGACCGCGCTAGGCAACAGGATCTTCCATCTCGAACTGCCATTAGAAATCCATTCCTCGTTAAAAAGCtgccttttttatatttttgtagaTTTCTTTCGGCTCGCAAGCCAACCAATATTTTCATGCCTGTCACAAAGATTAAATGCTTTCCTTCTGTTTATATGTGATCTAATGTTAAAGTCAGGAAAATAACTCATTTACAAAGTGTTTCACTGACCAGTAAACATAACTTTAGCTCACCTTATAAACATTTCTTATGGTTTGTGTTCTTAATTCCACTTGCAAAAgattttaaatcaaattttacatttttagaaACACTCTAaattttttgtaaatggaATTCTTAACATTAACAAATACTCATTATTCGTTATTTAACTTTTACATCATTTGTTCATAGcaatttttctatttttttttaaatgaagtgaatttaatttattgtccGTTTTATACCTGCgggatatttattttaaaaactagaGCGGATCTGAGAGGTCCGTTTTACTAAAACCCCATAGAAGTTGACTATTGTCAGTTCGAGATTGGAATCTTAAAAAAGTTGAAAGTTTCTGATTATTCAAGTATTTTGTGTTGCCTAGTGTGATGGGCTAAATGATACTTTGGCATGCAAAGTGAGTAGGAGAAAAGTTTGTTAAGCATTAGAATGAGGAATGTGCAGTGCGACCCACCCCGGCGGCTTCTCATCTAAGTTTAGTTTAgtgtttattgtttttaccAAGCGAatgatatatgtattttataatGCCGTTGGCGGTCCGAGGGCCAAGCCAGGAGACAAGCGACTTTAATTGTAATTCCGTACGTAGTAACCGAACATTTGTACAAGGCCGTGCGATTCTCATAACGATTAACAACCAGAATATATAGTAATTATATACATACCcacagatatatatatatatccgcgCATATGCATAAACTTATGTGTACTACCCTTGTGCTCTGGGCGTTGTTTAATAGTTAATAGGTGCGTCGTATACGTCTGTGTGTAAACTTCCTTTTGTGCAGCTAAAGTACTTCGTAGTGATTGATTTTAATCTTGTTTTAAGTTTGGCCTAAGCAGTTTTTCGTTTGCCGCCTAGCCGATTCCAGAGAGCAGAGCAGGTCCTATAGATATACCCTCGCCGTCTCTACACTAGTGTAGTTCGCCAGGACACCATCCGTTGGGATCCAGCAGGCTGGTGCTGGCTTTATCCTTATTTTACAAATGCGTACTGTGAACATCCCTCCAGCCCCCCCCCCAACAGCTTGGATTTCCTTTTAGTCAAAGGGCAGCAGCCAGTCAAGTAGTGTTGTTGGTACAATAAATAGCAAAGAGGCACAAGATATAAACAAAATGCGTATGAATAACAAGTTAGCAATGCAAACAATCTATAACAAATTACGATGTATTGGAAAAgcgaaaaatacaaaataaattacactaaaaatgcattcaaaatcACGCCACCGGCATTGCGTTCTCAATGATCAATGCCCTGGCCAAATTGCGGGCACAGGCCAGGCGCATGAGGTTCAGGATCTCGTCGACGTTCTCCACGCGATAGTCCTTGAACACAGTCTCTGTGTGGTGCTGTGAATTCAGAGATTATTTAACAAAATCGCAACAGTTAAAGGCGTAAACATACGTTGCCATATTTGGATACATCGCGTTCGATAATGGGAACCAATTCCGTTTCAATATGGTGAAGAATGGCCACTGTTTCCTTGGCAAAGATTTTCGGATCCTTTGACTCCAGCAGGGGCATAGAGTCGATGAGCAGCGAGGGCCAAAAGCTAATGGAAGAAAGGTTTGTTATAGGAGTTTTCAAATTATAAACTCATCTAGCTTACTAATCTGGCGTGATTCTGGATTCCAGGAGATTCACCAGAAGCTCAGAGGCAGACAGAAAATCGCGGGTGCGATAGAATTCGTAAAACTCATAGTACTTCGAGAGGAAAACCAAGCGCGGTGAGATGAACATTCGGCCACCGACATTGGCTATGGTGTCCGGGCAGAGCATGTTTCCTGTCCTCGAGTAATGCTATGGATAAGACAACCTATTAGTTTGAAACATGAAAGCAATAAGAGTTTGTAAACACCTTCAAAATAAAGTCTGCCACCGCCGTCACCAGCAGAACATCCTTCGAGCGAATGGCCCATTCCAAGGCATTGCCGTATCGCTCTTTATCGTAAGATTGCTTCGAAAGCACCTTGCAGATCTCCTGCTCCACGCTCGTGAGTCCTCGTTGCCTGGCCAGGTTGATCAGCTTGGTGGCCTGCCGTTCGCTGCGCAAGGAGATGCGGGGCAGGAGCAGTTCGATAGCCGCCTGACCCTCCTGCTTGCAGCAGTCTAGATAGTCGATGCCCAACTGCCACAAATTGTGGGACGTCATCAGATAGCTGCCGTACTCGTAGATCATTGAGTGCCGCAAAGCAGGAAGATCGCTGTGGGtaacaattataaaatattatcttTCGAATAAATACAAATCTCAATAAATTTAACCCACATGTTGTTCTGATCAAAGTAGCTCTTCAGCTGACCGCAATGATGGATTAAATCAATCAAATGCGTGGAGAACCAATGGGTATCGTTCAGTTTCTGGGCCTCGTATATGAAAAGCTTAATATCGTGGTCCATGAGCTGCGCAATCATTCGGTTCATGCTACAGAGCTCCCTTTCCGGCCGCAGCAGATGCCAGCGGTTCAGCCAATTGGCGGCTGCTATCCTCAGCTCGAAGGGTTTGCAGGTGGGCTTGGTGAAGAGCAGATATCCGGGCAGGTATTCATAGCAATCCTGGGACTCCTTGATGCCAGCATCCCACTGCTCGCTGTTGCCCACGACCAGCTGGAGAACCTGTTCCAGCTCTGGCTCGGTGGCGAAGACGCCGCTCTGGATCTTGCGCTCTGTGTCCACGTGCCAGTACTCCCACTGCGAGTGAAACTTCTGCAAGGAATAGCCCTCTTGGTACACGGGCATGGACTTGAGGATCAGTTCGGCCGCCTTGAAGGCGGGCTGCCCGGTTTTGCGATTCTGGGAGAGAATGGCACGTGTGACATCTATTTCGCCCAGCATGATTAGCGACTTGAGGATGCTCCAGTAGTCATCCGATTCGCTGGCCTCCTCGGCCATCAGCAGCAGATCGGTGGCTCGGTCCTCCGTTTGGGGGGAGTGGAAACGCGCCCAGTCGAGCAGTTGGGGCACCACCAGCTGGTTGTTTTGGATGTAGAGAATTTCGAAGAGATGCCACAGGCACTCGGCTGCATAGAACACCACGATGGCATCGCTGAAGCGACGCAGGCGAGGCTCGTCCGTCTGCACATCCGGCGACTTCTTGGCCTGCTCCAGCTTCTCCAGGCAGGAGCGCACGATGCTGCGGTATGCCCGCGATATATTCACATACTCAGCTCGTGTGGCCCGTGGACCCAATTGCTGAAGGGTGGCGAAGGTGGCGTTCGCCTCGGCCAGCACACTACGCAGCACGGGCTCATCGAAGAGTGTGGTCTCCTGCGCCAGATAGATGAGCACCGGATCCTGGCCAGCCGTTTCGGTTGGGGCGTCCCGCGATTTGTGCGTCACATGCCGGTAGGCGCTCAGTGCGATTCGCGAGCCCGGCAAAAAGACGCCGGTGAGTGTGTTGCCACAACGTGTGGCCAGGGCATCGCCTAGCTCCTGGAAGGATGCATTGGGGGATTAGCCAGCTAGGCAAGGTTTTCAGGTGACACTTACAAAGGCGGGCACGTTGCTATCGTTCATTTTGGCTTGTAGTTTCTGAAATTATAAACAACGTTCTTCAATAGCAGAAAGTTATCGAGTCTATCAGTGTTGGCAACGCGCGCTTCTACGTAGTGCTCGAAAATGCCGTACTTTTAAAGTTCCGTTCACACATAAAAATTAagattcttaaaaatattattaatcaATTTTGTAAGGGCCTCTTCAGTTTAAATTGAATATGACATGGAATATAATAATTTAGCATTCATTGTAATAGAAGACATTTTTatgtattaatattttttaaacatttggtcaaaacaaacaaacatttttgcaAATATATTCTTGTTATAACAGTATGAAATACAGACTGACTTGAAATGTTACCAATTTTGTTTCCTattgaatttttaaacataaaaaccTGCAATCTTGTTGATTCATTAGTTGTCAAATTGCTGGGACCTAAATACCGGTAACGTAACGCCACTAAAATtattcaaaataataaattaatctattaataataataaattatctTGAAATATTAACAATTTCATTTCCGAAATTTTAACTGTAGAATTTCTAAACATAAAAACCAACAAtctgttgaatttttaaaCAGCTGTGATTAGTTGTCAAATTGTTTGGACCTTAACACCGGTACTAAAAATATTCATAAAGAGATACTTGAATGATACAAAGCTTTCAAGGACTCAAAAGCGTTTCTATTTTAAGCGTTTCTATTTCTATTAAACAGATATTCAACAGGTAATAAATGAATATTTATACTCGATaaatattttggcttttatcGGCACTTAGTTAATCGAAGCTTTAACCCCCGCAATGTCTGGCAACGCCGTCGGTAAAATGCGCGTGTTCTTCCTCTTCCTTTTCCGCGGCGAAGCTctttaaactgaaataaatttgcatttgTTTGTTCTTAAATAAGAATTAACAATGAATCTGGAGGACGTCTCGGTGGTGATGAAGCTATGCGACGACAACGTGCTCAAGCTATACGAGAATCTCCGCACCTACCAGCGCGATGTGCGACGCGTCAAGAAATTGATGACGAAAAGATGGGCGAATGTGAAGCGACTGGACAGAGGCATCATCGCCCTGCACGACCAGTTGGTGGGCAGTCTCAGCGAGGTGAATGCCTATATCATTAAGCTGAACCTGCATATAGAGCTCAACCGACCGTTGGATCGATTTACGGAGGAAGAACGATCGGAGGACTCCTTGGACGAACTATACTCGCCAAACAACGCGTCTGTAAGGGCAATGAAAGGAGCTAGTTCTGATGAAACGGATGAACAGTCGCAGGAGCAGGCCTCCATCGAGCAGAGTCTAGAAGATTCCACGCAGCTGGTACCCGTTGATCTTTCATTGCGTTTCGTGGAGTCCAGTATGTCGTCTTCTCAGTCGTTTGACGAGCCTAAGGTGGCTACTCCAAAGTCTCCAGTACTGGCTTCCACATCTACTCCCAAACTAACAAGGACTCCAAGCAATGAATCCCTTCTTTCCCCCAGAAACTCCACCCAGACGATCAGCAATGTTACCTCCAAACAAAATTCCAAGAAAATAACTCAATTGGAAATTAAAGAGAACCCAATGGTCATGGAGTCATTCCCTGAAGATCTAAAGATTTCTACTCCAACCAGCAATAGTGTCTCCCAACAAAAGTCCAAAAACATAAGTCCATTGCAAATTGAAGAGAATCCAGTGGGCATTAAGGATTTCCAGGAAGAACCAAAAGTGGCTCATCCCACCAGCAACAAAGTCTCTTCACAAACGTCTAAATCCATAACTTCATTGCAAATTGTAGAGAGTCCAGAAATCATTAAGTCATGCGAGAAAGATCCAAATGTAGCTACTCTAACGAGTAATAATGTCTCCCAACAAAAGTGCAAAACCATAACTTCATTGCAAATTAATGAGACCCCAGTGGTCATTAAGCCTTTCCAGGAAGAACCAAAAGTTGTCACTCCCACCAGCAATAATGTCACCCAACAAAAGTCCACACACATAACTCCATTGCAAATTGAAGAGAGTCCAGAAAATATTCAGTCATTCCAGGAAGGTTCAAAGGTTATTACTCCAAAGAGCAATAATGTCTCCCAACAAATGTCCAAAAACAAAAGTCCATTGCAAAAGGAAGAGATCCCAGTGGTCATTAAGCCTTTCCCGGAAGAACCAAATGTTGCTAGTCCCACCAGCAACAAAGTCTCCCCACAAACGTCTAAAACCATAACTTCATTGCAAATTAAAGACAGTACAGAAATCATTAGGTCATTCCCGGAAGATCCAAGGGTTATTACCCAAACTAGCAATGATGTCTCCCAACAAAAGTCCAAAAACACAACATCATTGCAAATCAAAGAGAGTACAGAAATCATTAAGTCATTCCAGGACGATCCGAAGGTTGCTACTCCAACCAGCAATAATTTATCTAACCTAAACTCcaaaaacataactccacTACAAACTCAGAAAAATCCAGCGTTCGCCACCTTGCCTTCCACTTGGCTTATTGATCCGCCCGATCAGGTTCCTACTCCACCACTGGCAACCATTTCGAAACATCCAAAAACTCCTAGAAGCCAAACCCTCTTGCCCCCCAAAGGTGGCACCCAGACAACCAGCACAGGGATCTACAATCAAATCTTGAGAAATATGGCTGCCTTCCCCAGCAGAACCTTGGTCGCCGCCGCATTGGTGCATGTGAACTTAGCGGACGACTGCATCTATGTGGCCAAATGGGATGAGAGTTCAGAGAGAATTCAGAAGGTGCTCCAGGGACAAGTGGCTCTGCAGAAATTGGATCAGCTGCCCGACTACGGAGAGATCTTTGCAGTTCTCGACAGCAGCGACAATATTACTACTCGGATGACCATTAATAGCAGTTGCGCTGTAGGAGGCTATTATGGTTATTTGATCGACTATGGCGAACACATTCACCTGAACGGCTACGAAACTATATATGAGTTGCCCGACGATATAAAACGACTGCCGGCGGAAGCCATTAGAGCCAAGTTAGTCAACTACGATATTGGCGAGATGAAAACCTTCCTGTACAGTGTCATTCAGTTGCGTGTACTTGAAAACAATGGCATTGAACTGGTGGTGGAAGTGATCGAGGATAACCTCAGCAAAGTAAGGCTTTCCCTTAAAAATAAGACCGACAGTGAAAGTCGTGCCGAAGTAAACGAGGAAGATATGGCCATGCTTAATGAAATCGAAGAGAGCACCAGTGATCCTCTGAAGGCAGTGCTGGGCTTTAGGCCCACGGACGAGCAGCGCATTTGCCGGCACTATGATCCAAAGATAAATGGGTGCTTCAAGGGTAAGTTATTATGTTGTAAGCTCAAAGAATCTGTGTAAAATGTAGTTCTGAAACTAGGACTTTCAAGATTCTAAATTgttatttacttattatatACAGAAATGTTAGTTAACTAAGTAGAATTGGTTTCATATTATATTGTATTATAATTATTGTAGAATCTCTCGTTTGTTTTACTTTCAAGGCAACAACTGTCGATTGGTTCATGAACCCTTTGCCCCGTATGGCGCCACCAAGGATGTGGAGGTAGCTGCACCTCTTCCGGAAACCCTCTTTGATACACCAGTGCCATTTGAAATTGGAAGCATTGTCCGCATCTTGATCACCTTTATCAATGGCCCTACCGAAGTTTATGCCCAGTTCTTGGACGGATCTGCTCCGCTGGTGTGGGAGGAAAAGGATGTGCCCGTAAACAAACGACACTTCAAGCACAAGCCGCACATTCTGGACATTGTACTCGCCCTCTACAGCGATGGCTGCTTCTATCGCGCTCAGATAATCGATGAATTGGATAAGGAGTACAAGATATTTTATGTGGATTATGGCAACACAGAGTTTGTCCCACTGAGCTCCTTGGCTCCCTGCAACGACGTGGAGAGATTGAAGCCTCATCGGTGCATCAGTTGTCATTTCGAGGGTGTTGTAAGATCAACATTACTGACGCATCAGGAGACATTTGAATGCGTCGAGTACCTGAAGAGCAAAGTGCTTAATAGGGAGATGAATGTTAGGCTGGTGAATCGTCTACCGGATGGTTTTATGATTCGCTTCCTGGGCGATTGGAAAGAAGTGCCGCGTCACCTGATAAATCGCAAGTATGTCGACCCCGTCAATGGGAAAAGGCGGGATTCCGACGGTGAGGAAGATTAAAATCAATCTACGGCAGTCGAGGATTACAATGGATATTAAAATCGTTTTATTGGTTTATCTTAGTTTTAATCATACTTATTTTTAAGTGTCTTAATGTTTCAATTCAAAGACGAAAGAGGGACTTCACTTATCCCAACTTCAAAGCAGCTTAACCTTAACTTAGCACTACTACAATGCTTTTGAAATCAATTTCTGAACAAACGTTTCTTTTAATCAACATTAATTGTCAGCTTTATAAAGCcttattatttactttaagAAAACTATTCTTTTTAAgcgaaaattaatttttttatttagtacCATGTATTAATTTGACATTTCCATTAAGCTCACAATGTTAATATTTGTTTTCGATGGACTCATTTACTGTTTTTGAATTAGTATATAACCTTCAGTTATGCCGCGAAGCATACCAAATAAACTGGCTATGTTCCAACACGTTATCCACATGTCAAGTCGCCTGATTAATGTTCTTTCTTGGGGCTGGTCCAATTATGAGCGCGGAACAGCAATCGGCAAATGACAAACACAAAACTGTCTCGGAactaaaacaataataataattgccTTTAATGTGCAAAAGCAAAAAATCAAAGGACACCGTTGTGGTGGTCCTGGGGAGCAGGGATCTGTCGGCGGGGTGCTAATAGATTATGCCGCAACGATTAGAGAGGCAATAAATAACACCTGGCCGGGATCCCATGCGTGTTCGCTTCGTTTGCGCACATGAGGACAACACTGGCGACAGGTCCTCCTAGTGTCCTCCATTGTCCTCCTGGTGTTGACAATTTAAACGGTTCGGCCAAAAGGGTAATGGGCCTTGGCCAGGGGTCATTTTGGGCTTTAGTTCAACGGGGATCATGACCAGGTATTGCTGGCCCACACAATTGTCATACTAAAATCAGTTTTGGGAAGCCTTTTACCTATAAAACACCTGCAACAATCCTCATGCGAGCGGGCCAACCCTCGAGGATAATTAGCCTGGTTAAGTGTCAAAAGGATGGCAGAGCCCGCGACATGTGTTCCCAAcataatgatgatgatgaccacCAACCGACCGAAATAAACTACCCCGAAACTTGGATTTGCAGGAATTTTACTAGACGATTACAATTTCGATGGAGTGTTTCGTGTGCTGCTCTGCAAAGAACTCAACTCAATAAATGGTTAACGCAACGAAATGAACGATAAAAGGATCAGGACTTTAGAAGTTGGACCCACGCTGGGTACAGGGTCCACTGGAGAGGGATCCGGGCTCCAGGCTCGGGCAGTTGACCTTCTGCAATTCGGCAATGCGCTGCCAAGTCATGTTGAAGTGACGCACGGAACGGGCATTGGAGAGCTTGGCAATGGGTCCCAGGGTGCGGTATCCATTGGTAATGTAGCGTATGAAGCCCTTGGCCGTGAGGTCCAGCAGAGCGGTCTTTATCTGCGATTCCAGATCCCCGCAGGCAAAGGGTCTAGAGGTGGGGCAAGTAAATTTTGGTTAGTAAATgtaaaaggtagtaaaaagtaAGTACACAGAGAAAtttctgagttgaaaatgttcctaataatagaacgacatttttaagttgaaaatttttttattttgctcgaatcaagttgaattggcggtatttaagtacattgtatgtacaaatgAACTATTTGTTCAGTCCTTAGTGTAttcttatcaaaaagttgttaaataaacta contains:
- the LOC119549749 gene encoding nuclear pore complex protein Nup75 gives rise to the protein MNDSNVPAFELGDALATRCGNTLTGVFLPGSRIALSAYRHVTHKSRDAPTETAGQDPVLIYLAQETTLFDEPVLRSVLAEANATFATLQQLGPRATRAEYVNISRAYRSIVRSCLEKLEQAKKSPDVQTDEPRLRRFSDAIVVFYAAECLWHLFEILYIQNNQLVVPQLLDWARFHSPQTEDRATDLLLMAEEASESDDYWSILKSLIMLGEIDVTRAILSQNRKTGQPAFKAAELILKSMPVYQEGYSLQKFHSQWEYWHVDTERKIQSGVFATEPELEQVLQLVVGNSEQWDAGIKESQDCYEYLPGYLLFTKPTCKPFELRIAAANWLNRWHLLRPERELCSMNRMIAQLMDHDIKLFIYEAQKLNDTHWFSTHLIDLIHHCGQLKSYFDQNNIDLPALRHSMIYEYGSYLMTSHNLWQLGIDYLDCCKQEGQAAIELLLPRISLRSERQATKLINLARQRGLTSVEQEICKVLSKQSYDKERYGNALEWAIRSKDVLLVTAVADFILKHYSRTGNMLCPDTIANVGGRMFISPRLVFLSKYYEFYEFYRTRDFLSASELLVNLLESRITPDYFWPSLLIDSMPLLESKDPKIFAKETVAILHHIETELVPIIERDVSKYGNHHTETVFKDYRVENVDEILNLMRLACARNLARALIIENAMPVA
- the LOC119551585 gene encoding uncharacterized protein LOC119551585, which encodes MNLEDVSVVMKLCDDNVLKLYENLRTYQRDVRRVKKLMTKRWANVKRLDRGIIALHDQLVGSLSEVNAYIIKLNLHIELNRPLDRFTEEERSEDSLDELYSPNNASVRAMKGASSDETDEQSQEQASIEQSLEDSTQLVPVDLSLRFVESSMSSSQSFDEPKVATPKSPVLASTSTPKLTRTPSNESLLSPRNSTQTISNVTSKQNSKKITQLEIKENPMVMESFPEDLKISTPTSNSVSQQKSKNISPLQIEENPVGIKDFQEEPKVAHPTSNKVSSQTSKSITSLQIVESPEIIKSCEKDPNVATLTSNNVSQQKCKTITSLQINETPVVIKPFQEEPKVVTPTSNNVTQQKSTHITPLQIEESPENIQSFQEGSKVITPKSNNVSQQMSKNKSPLQKEEIPVVIKPFPEEPNVASPTSNKVSPQTSKTITSLQIKDSTEIIRSFPEDPRVITQTSNDVSQQKSKNTTSLQIKESTEIIKSFQDDPKVATPTSNNLSNLNSKNITPLQTQKNPAFATLPSTWLIDPPDQVPTPPLATISKHPKTPRSQTLLPPKGGTQTTSTGIYNQILRNMAAFPSRTLVAAALVHVNLADDCIYVAKWDESSERIQKVLQGQVALQKLDQLPDYGEIFAVLDSSDNITTRMTINSSCAVGGYYGYLIDYGEHIHLNGYETIYELPDDIKRLPAEAIRAKLVNYDIGEMKTFLYSVIQLRVLENNGIELVVEVIEDNLSKVRLSLKNKTDSESRAEVNEEDMAMLNEIEESTSDPLKAVLGFRPTDEQRICRHYDPKINGCFKGNNCRLVHEPFAPYGATKDVEVAAPLPETLFDTPVPFEIGSIVRILITFINGPTEVYAQFLDGSAPLVWEEKDVPVNKRHFKHKPHILDIVLALYSDGCFYRAQIIDELDKEYKIFYVDYGNTEFVPLSSLAPCNDVERLKPHRCISCHFEGVVRSTLLTHQETFECVEYLKSKVLNREMNVRLVNRLPDGFMIRFLGDWKEVPRHLINRKYVDPVNGKRRDSDGEED
- the LOC119551232 gene encoding uncharacterized protein LOC119551232, which translates into the protein MCEEGTIRDCEPTTLRLPFNSYHINLPLYILDMVRIFQDHPKYSNGIHQEHILEMLEKEPFACGDLESQIKTALLDLTAKGFIRYITNGYRTLGPIAKLSNARSVRHFNMTWQRIAELQKVNCPSLEPGSLSSGPCTQRGSNF